Proteins from a genomic interval of Anas platyrhynchos isolate ZD024472 breed Pekin duck chromosome 4, IASCAAS_PekinDuck_T2T, whole genome shotgun sequence:
- the LOC101791833 gene encoding OCIA domain-containing protein 1: protein MEAGQGPGGGEVGEPHENVAPKPYVPTEEERRLLKECADESARYRAFPLAAASMLATTFLIKKGILRETSRFGSFTKVAFAGTCGYLAGKISYLPICSEKFKKLKDSPIGDVLRQAQRHSSHSRSSRKSEFSDTPSQSFTEPSSPRAGFPLSSTYSDDYSSTDRGLSSYEPVPFSASLNESSPTGITDYAVQEPAPLPEEGRKKKTVTYEELRNKHRETYEVMVPPKAETPIKLPQEKPAKEVKVNKYGDTWDE from the exons ATGGAGGCCGGGCAGGGCCCCGGCggcggggaggtgggggagccCCACGAG AATGTGGCACCTAAGCCTTACGTGCCGACGGAGGAGGAACGCAGGCTCCTCAAGGAGTGCGCTGACGAGAGCGCCCGGTACCGAG CTTTTCCTTTGGCTGCAGCGAGCATGCTTGCTACTACTTTCTTAATCAAAAAAg GTATTCTAAGAGAGACCTCAAGATTTGGCTCTTTTACTAAAGTTGCAT ttGCAGGAACGTGTGGATACCTTGCTGGAAAGATATCCTACTTGCCAATCTGTAGCGAGAAATTTAAGAAACTGAAGGACTCCCCAATAGGAGATGTTCTACGACAAGCTCAGAGACATAGTTCGCATTC ccgTTCCAGCCGGAAATCTGAATTTTCAGATACACCTTCTCAGTCGTTTACTGAACCTTCTTCTCCAAGAGCTGGATTCCCACTTTCTTCTACATATTCAGATGATTATAGCTCAACAGACAGAGGCCTCTCTAGCTACGAACCAGTTCCATTCAGTGCTTCCCTGAATGAATCTTCGCCTACAGGAATCACTGATTATGCTGTGCAAG aacctGCTCCACTTCCAGAAGAAGGTcgtaaaaaaaaaactgtcacaTATGAAGAATTAAGGAATAAACACAGAGAAACGTACGAAGTAATGGTACCACCAAAGGCAGAAACTCCAATCAAGTTGCCACAGGAAAAACCAGCTAAGGAAG ttaaagtaaataaatatggaGATACCTGGGATGAGTAA